The proteins below come from a single Flavobacterium lindanitolerans genomic window:
- the gcvH gene encoding glycine cleavage system protein GcvH, protein MNIPANLKYTKDHEWVSIDGDVATVGITDFAQKELGDIVYVEVETLDQTLDKDEVFGTVEAVKTVSDLFLPLSGEIIEFNDTLESSPEKVNTDPYGEGWMVKVKIADASEVEGLLDSEAYKNLIGA, encoded by the coding sequence ATGAATATACCAGCAAATTTAAAGTATACGAAAGACCACGAATGGGTTAGCATAGATGGCGATGTTGCAACTGTAGGAATTACAGATTTTGCACAAAAAGAATTAGGAGATATCGTTTATGTAGAAGTTGAAACTTTAGACCAGACTCTTGATAAAGATGAAGTGTTTGGTACAGTAGAAGCCGTAAAAACAGTATCAGATTTATTCTTGCCGCTTTCAGGTGAAATTATTGAATTCAATGATACTCTCGAATCATCTCCGGAAAAAGTAAATACAGATCCGTATGGTGAAGGATGGATGGTGAAAGTAAAAATAGCTGATGCTTCTGAAGTAGAAGGATTATTGGATAGCGAAGCTTATAAAAACCTAATTGGAGCCTAA
- a CDS encoding NADP-dependent malic enzyme, which translates to MNKYSKRREALLYHAKPSPGKIEVVPTKAYATQRDLSLAYSPGVAEPCLEIAKDVNNVYKYTAKGNLVAVISNGTAVLGLGDIGPEASKPVMEGKALLFKIFADIDVFDIEVDTKDVEKFIETVKNIAPTFGGINLEDIKAPESFEIERRLVEELNIPVMHDDQHGTAIISSAALLNALELAGKKIEDVKVVVSGAGSAALACANLYVLLGINPENVIMFDRKGSLSKNRTDISEMQRKYANGEKSITLEEALVGADIFLGLSSGNVMSAEMLMQMAENPIVFAMANPIPEIDYHLAIATRKDIIMATGRSDFPNQVNNVLGFPYIFRGAIDVRASKINEEMKMAAVKALALLAKETVPEQVNIAYGETKLVFGRDYIIPKPFDPRLISVVAPAVAKAAMDSGVAANPIQDWDKYREELMERLGSDNKMVRLLANRAKTDPKRVVFAEADHLDVLKAAQIVLEEKIGTPILLGNREIIQELKEELGFDADVLIIDPKTPEEDERRLRYANSFWEARRRKGTSLLDAQKWMRERNYFAAMMVNEGEADALVSGYSRSYPSVVKPMMQLIDKAPGVSKIATTNMMMTKRGPIFLSDTAINPNPTADELAKIALMTAKTVRMFGMEPVIAMVSFSNFGSSNDEGARKVAEAVAYLHKYYPDLVVDGEIQADFALNSEMLQQKFPFSKLAGKKVNTLIFPNLESANINYKMLKELDKSVSIGPIMMGMDKPVHIFQLGASVEEMVNMAAVAVVDAQEKEKKQKSIKVNF; encoded by the coding sequence ATGAACAAGTACAGTAAAAGAAGAGAAGCGCTGTTATATCATGCGAAACCATCGCCTGGGAAAATTGAAGTCGTTCCAACCAAAGCATACGCAACACAGAGAGATCTGTCGTTAGCCTATTCGCCGGGTGTAGCCGAGCCTTGTCTTGAAATTGCGAAGGATGTAAATAATGTTTATAAATATACAGCAAAAGGAAACCTGGTAGCCGTAATCTCAAACGGAACTGCCGTTTTAGGATTGGGAGATATTGGTCCGGAAGCATCAAAACCGGTAATGGAAGGGAAAGCTTTATTGTTTAAAATCTTTGCCGATATTGATGTTTTTGATATTGAAGTAGATACTAAAGACGTCGAAAAGTTTATTGAGACGGTAAAAAATATAGCTCCAACTTTTGGAGGAATCAACCTGGAGGATATCAAAGCTCCGGAATCATTCGAGATAGAAAGAAGATTGGTTGAAGAGTTGAATATTCCTGTAATGCATGATGACCAGCACGGAACTGCAATTATTTCATCAGCCGCCTTGCTTAATGCTTTGGAATTGGCCGGAAAGAAAATTGAAGACGTAAAAGTGGTGGTTTCCGGTGCCGGTTCTGCGGCTTTGGCTTGCGCTAATCTATACGTATTGCTTGGAATTAATCCTGAAAATGTTATCATGTTTGATAGAAAAGGTTCTCTTTCTAAAAACAGGACCGACATATCAGAAATGCAAAGAAAATATGCCAATGGAGAAAAAAGCATAACGCTGGAAGAAGCATTGGTTGGTGCCGATATTTTCCTTGGGCTTTCTTCCGGAAATGTAATGTCGGCAGAAATGCTGATGCAAATGGCAGAAAACCCGATAGTTTTTGCGATGGCGAATCCAATCCCGGAAATTGACTATCACCTTGCCATTGCAACCCGTAAGGACATTATTATGGCTACCGGCCGTTCGGATTTTCCTAATCAGGTAAACAACGTATTGGGCTTCCCGTATATTTTTAGAGGAGCAATTGACGTCAGGGCTTCAAAAATTAATGAAGAAATGAAGATGGCTGCCGTAAAAGCACTGGCTTTATTGGCAAAAGAAACCGTTCCGGAGCAGGTAAATATTGCGTATGGAGAAACCAAACTGGTATTTGGAAGAGATTATATCATCCCGAAACCATTTGACCCGAGATTGATTTCCGTAGTGGCTCCTGCAGTTGCCAAGGCAGCGATGGATTCCGGAGTTGCGGCAAATCCAATTCAGGATTGGGATAAATACAGAGAAGAATTGATGGAACGTCTTGGTTCCGATAATAAAATGGTTCGTTTGTTGGCCAACCGCGCCAAAACTGACCCGAAACGTGTGGTTTTCGCAGAAGCAGACCATTTAGACGTATTAAAAGCAGCGCAGATTGTTCTGGAAGAAAAAATCGGAACTCCGATTCTTCTTGGAAATCGTGAAATCATCCAGGAACTGAAAGAAGAATTAGGCTTTGATGCTGATGTTCTTATCATCGACCCGAAAACGCCTGAAGAGGACGAAAGAAGATTGCGTTATGCCAATTCATTCTGGGAAGCCAGAAGAAGAAAAGGAACCAGTTTGCTGGATGCTCAGAAATGGATGCGCGAAAGAAATTATTTTGCTGCAATGATGGTGAATGAAGGTGAAGCAGATGCTTTGGTTTCGGGCTATTCCAGAAGTTATCCGTCTGTCGTAAAACCAATGATGCAACTTATTGACAAAGCACCGGGTGTTTCTAAGATTGCGACAACCAATATGATGATGACAAAGAGAGGCCCGATTTTTCTGTCGGATACCGCTATAAATCCAAATCCAACGGCTGATGAGCTGGCAAAAATCGCATTGATGACAGCCAAAACTGTACGTATGTTTGGAATGGAACCGGTCATTGCCATGGTGTCTTTCTCAAACTTTGGTTCCTCTAATGATGAAGGAGCAAGAAAAGTTGCCGAAGCCGTTGCCTATCTTCACAAATACTATCCGGATTTGGTTGTTGATGGAGAAATCCAGGCCGATTTTGCTTTGAATTCTGAAATGTTGCAGCAAAAATTCCCATTCTCTAAACTGGCAGGCAAAAAAGTAAATACGCTTATATTCCCTAATCTGGAATCGGCTAATATCAATTATAAGATGCTGAAAGAATTGGATAAGTCGGTTTCAATCGGACCAATCATGATGGGAATGGACAAGCCTGTTCACATCTTCCAATTGGGCGCAAGTGTAGAAGAAATGGTAAATATGGCCGCTGTTGCAGTTGTTGATGCACAAGAAAAAGAAAAAAAGCAAAAATCCATAAAAGTCAATTTTTAA
- the ruvA gene encoding Holliday junction branch migration protein RuvA: MIAHLQGKLVEKNPTEVVIDCNGVGYHINISLHTYSLIPDSENIKLFTYLQIKEDAHVLFGFAEKSEREIFKLLLSVSGIGAGIARTMLSSLEPKQIIQSIASGDVATIQSIKGIGSKTAQRAILDLKDKVLKVYDLDEVSISQDNTNKDEALSALEVLGFNRKLAEKTVEKIVKENPNASIENIIKLALKTL; the protein is encoded by the coding sequence ATGATAGCGCATTTACAAGGAAAATTAGTGGAAAAAAACCCTACAGAAGTTGTGATTGACTGCAACGGAGTAGGGTATCATATTAATATTTCACTTCATACTTATTCTTTGATTCCTGACTCCGAAAACATTAAACTTTTTACTTATCTCCAGATTAAGGAAGATGCACATGTACTGTTTGGATTTGCCGAAAAATCTGAAAGAGAAATCTTCAAATTGCTTTTGTCTGTTTCCGGTATCGGAGCAGGTATTGCGCGGACTATGCTGTCTTCGCTGGAACCAAAGCAAATCATCCAGTCTATAGCTTCGGGCGATGTGGCAACCATCCAATCCATTAAAGGAATTGGCAGTAAAACAGCGCAAAGGGCTATATTGGATTTGAAAGATAAAGTGTTAAAAGTGTATGATTTAGACGAAGTTTCTATTTCGCAGGACAATACAAACAAAGACGAAGCGTTATCTGCTTTGGAAGTTCTTGGATTTAACAGAAAATTGGCGGAAAAAACTGTAGAAAAAATTGTTAAGGAAAATCCAAATGCAAGCATTGAAAACATTATTAAACTAGCCTTAAAAACCTTATAA
- the sprA gene encoding cell surface protein SprA: MKTNYTKGIACNLKISFWLISIFFSVTIQAQEDEEVQDTTKTGYSVGRVELKNPPSIIEAYTYDPITDRYIYTNTVNGFNINYPVVLTPQEYEELVLRESMRKYFKEKSDAIEGKKDGSDAKKKDLLPRYYVNSSFFETIFGSNTIDIKPTGSVEMDLGIRHTKQDNPALSPRNRSTTTFDFDQRISMSLMGKVGTRLNVNANYDTESTFAFQNLIKLEYTPTEDDIIQKIEVGNVSLPLNSTLIRGAQSLFGVKAQFQFGKTTITGIFSEQKSQTKTVTAQGGGTVQEFELFALDYDADRHFFLSQYFRNQYDRSLRNYPLIDSRVQITRIEVWVTNRQNRVSTTDNNLRNIIAIQDLGEAQLTGQDDNEVVSANPIPGGFFTAPANTPSKNSNNRYDPAKIGTTGVLNPSIREIATASSGFTGITVSEGTDYSKLENARKLSWPSDYSYHPQLGYISLTQRLTNDEVLAVAYQYTIGDQVYQVGEFGTDGVDATQVSNGIPTTQSLILKMLKSNLTNVNKPVWNLMMKNVYALPGAYQLEQEDFKLNIMYTDPSPLNYITPAAPSAANPLPPDVEQTPLLRVFNMDRLNYTNDPQPNGDGFFDFIPGLTVDKQNGRIIFTTVEPFGEHLFNKLRTSPTQDYDAPAAGNYNGNQNKYVYRTMYRSTQAAALQDSDKNKFQLKGKFKSTSGDGIAIGAFNVPQGSVTVTAGGRVLVEGVDYTVNYQLGRVNIMDASLQASGTPIEISLENNSVFGQQTRRFFGVNVEHKFNDKFIVGATLLKMSERPFTQKSNYGQESVNNTIIGLNTNFSTEVPFLTRLVNKLPNIDTDVPSNISFRGEVAYLKPDTPKADRFQGESTVYVDDFEGSQTTIDMRSPFAWSLSSVPEKPTVSDYNDFGGSLTTLNYGYKRAKLAWYSIDPTFYVQRPGGVSEDDLKLYSTRRIYSRELFPVTDIAVGQQTVINTLDLTYFPRERGPYNFNPLAQATNSFTPEQAVDNFGGIMRAINSTNFEQSNVEYIQFWMLDPYYNDQRGSANAANTGKLYFNLGEISEDVLKDGRKQYENGLPGAGSTQPTFTTIWGKIPISQSLIYAFDTNGGNRQFQDVGLDGLNDAEEAAQFPGFASQPDPAADNYQYFLSASGDVIQRYKNYNGLQGNSPVDVGDTNRGATTLPDTEDINRDNTMNEINAYYEYGIDIRPNMVVGSNPYITDIRETIASIPGQETTGARWIQFKIPVSQPQNTVGSISDFRSIRFMRMFVTGFNDQITLRFGALELVRGEWRRYVKSLDPNEQDDDINNADDTALDVLAVNVQENGDRSPIKYVTPPGVVREQLYNSNTIINQNEQSLSLRVTKANPSLPGLGGLEPGDSRAVFKNVSVDMRQFKKLKMFLHAEALPVPTDIQPLADDQMVAFIRFGNDFTQNFYQVEIPLKVTQQSAAVTAEQVWPEANQIDLALSLLTKLKILAMDPNNALLVEDALGVKYVDDFVLDPSLAGRINPLRLGIKGNPNFGLVRTLMVGLKNRHTDDIRGEVWFNELRLADMDNKGGMAAIASLDSNLADFATVSATGRMSTQGFGSLEQGPNERSREDIKQYDIVTNVNLGKLLPKKWGVNLPFNYAIGEEKITPEYDPFNQDIRLDQLLDNTADAAARNNIESRAVDYTKRKSINFIGVKKERGAEQKPHFYDPENLTLSYSFNETEHHNYEIESLLDQQVKASVDYTFAFQPKAVEPFKNTKFMKKSQYWKLLSDFNFNYLPSSISFSSNIMRQYNRQEYRDVDIQGIGLSPLYRRNYMFNYQYGFNYNLTRALKINYTASTNNIVRNYLDEFGVPMEDFTIWDDFWNIGEANQHMQQLVVNYDLPLNKIPALGFIKSTYSYTGDYSWQRATDALASVTTEDGTFSLGNTIQNNGSHRLNTSLNMDVLYKYIGLGKKPKVATRPTTQAPPKPGEKITNANKPQTSGSNVFLDGLVGVLTSVKNVQINYTQNEGTVLPGFIPGVGFFGTTKPSLGFVLGSQADIRYEAAKRGWLTNYEDFNQNFTQTSSKVLNMTANVDLFPDFKIDLTADRSYTENFSEQFDAADGIYHSRSPYNYGNFSISTVMIKTAFGKSDENSSAAFDDFRSNRLTVADRLATSYYGTTEFPRTSDGFPVGFGKNSQSVLLPSFLAAYTGADAGGVKLGPFRDVPIPNWNVKYNGLMRYKFFKDRFKRFSLQHGYRASYTINSFRSNFEYDQNRDAVDASGNLLSKTIISNVNLVEQFNPLVRVDFEMKNSFKVLAEVKKDRTLSMSFDNNLLTEVRGMEYIVGLGYRFKDVVITSRLADNPTNTIRSDINLKADFSLRKANTIVRYLDYDNNQLAGGQNIWSVKLTADYAFSKNLTAIFYYDHSFSKAVISTSFPLTNIRTGFTLRYNFGN, encoded by the coding sequence TTGAAAACTAACTATACTAAAGGCATTGCCTGTAACTTGAAAATTAGCTTTTGGCTGATTTCGATTTTTTTTAGTGTAACGATACAAGCACAAGAAGACGAGGAAGTTCAGGATACTACCAAAACAGGATATTCCGTTGGAAGAGTAGAATTGAAAAATCCCCCTAGTATTATAGAGGCATATACCTATGACCCCATAACAGACCGTTATATTTATACGAATACCGTAAATGGTTTTAATATAAATTATCCTGTAGTTCTTACACCGCAAGAATATGAGGAATTGGTGCTTAGGGAATCAATGCGAAAGTATTTTAAGGAAAAATCAGATGCGATAGAAGGTAAAAAAGATGGTAGTGATGCCAAGAAAAAAGACCTTTTGCCGCGATATTATGTCAATTCCAGTTTCTTTGAAACCATTTTTGGTAGTAATACCATCGACATCAAACCAACAGGTTCTGTCGAAATGGATTTGGGAATCCGACATACAAAACAAGACAACCCTGCGTTATCGCCAAGAAACAGAAGTACAACCACTTTTGATTTTGACCAGAGAATCAGTATGAGCCTTATGGGGAAAGTTGGAACGAGGCTGAATGTCAATGCTAACTATGACACCGAGTCTACCTTTGCTTTCCAAAACCTGATAAAGTTGGAATATACGCCTACGGAAGATGATATCATTCAGAAGATTGAAGTCGGAAACGTAAGCTTGCCGTTAAACAGTACGCTGATTCGTGGTGCGCAAAGCCTTTTTGGGGTTAAGGCGCAATTCCAGTTTGGAAAAACAACCATTACGGGAATCTTCTCAGAGCAGAAATCCCAAACCAAAACAGTTACGGCCCAGGGCGGAGGAACGGTGCAGGAATTTGAATTGTTTGCATTGGATTATGATGCAGACAGGCATTTCTTCCTTTCACAGTACTTCAGAAACCAATACGACAGGTCGCTTCGAAACTATCCGTTGATTGATAGCCGTGTTCAGATTACCAGAATAGAGGTTTGGGTAACCAATCGCCAGAACAGGGTCAGCACAACAGACAATAACCTAAGAAATATTATTGCAATTCAGGATTTGGGAGAAGCACAACTCACGGGTCAGGATGATAATGAAGTAGTATCGGCGAACCCTATTCCGGGAGGCTTCTTTACAGCTCCGGCCAATACGCCTTCAAAAAACTCAAACAACCGATATGATCCTGCCAAAATAGGAACAACCGGTGTACTGAATCCGTCAATTCGTGAAATTGCAACGGCAAGCTCCGGGTTTACAGGCATTACGGTAAGTGAAGGAACGGACTACTCTAAATTGGAAAATGCCAGAAAATTATCATGGCCAAGCGACTATTCCTACCATCCGCAGTTAGGATATATTTCCCTGACACAGCGTCTTACCAATGACGAGGTATTGGCAGTTGCCTACCAGTATACTATAGGTGACCAGGTGTATCAGGTGGGGGAATTTGGAACTGATGGAGTCGATGCAACACAAGTAAGCAACGGTATTCCAACTACCCAAAGCTTAATCCTGAAAATGCTGAAAAGTAACCTGACCAATGTCAATAAGCCGGTTTGGAACCTGATGATGAAAAACGTTTATGCTTTGCCTGGAGCCTATCAATTGGAGCAGGAAGATTTCAAGCTGAACATCATGTACACGGATCCGTCGCCATTAAATTATATTACACCGGCTGCACCTTCTGCTGCCAACCCATTACCGCCTGATGTGGAACAAACACCTTTATTGCGTGTTTTCAATATGGACAGGCTGAATTATACCAATGACCCGCAGCCTAACGGTGACGGTTTCTTCGATTTTATACCGGGATTAACGGTAGATAAACAAAACGGAAGAATCATCTTTACAACCGTAGAACCTTTCGGAGAACACCTTTTCAACAAATTAAGAACAAGCCCGACTCAGGACTATGATGCCCCGGCTGCAGGTAACTATAACGGAAACCAGAATAAATACGTTTACAGAACGATGTATCGCAGCACACAAGCGGCGGCACTTCAGGATAGTGATAAAAACAAGTTCCAGTTAAAAGGAAAATTCAAATCAACAAGCGGAGACGGAATTGCTATTGGTGCATTTAACGTTCCTCAAGGTTCGGTTACGGTAACTGCCGGTGGACGAGTTTTGGTAGAAGGTGTTGATTATACCGTCAATTATCAGCTAGGAAGAGTTAATATTATGGATGCTTCCTTACAGGCTTCCGGAACACCAATCGAAATCTCGTTGGAAAATAACTCGGTTTTCGGACAACAAACGCGAAGATTTTTCGGGGTTAACGTTGAACACAAATTTAATGATAAGTTTATCGTTGGGGCTACATTGTTAAAAATGAGCGAAAGGCCATTTACCCAAAAATCAAATTACGGACAGGAATCGGTAAATAATACCATCATAGGTTTGAATACCAACTTCTCAACAGAAGTTCCTTTCTTAACAAGGTTGGTAAACAAACTTCCTAATATTGATACTGACGTTCCTTCTAATATTTCTTTCAGGGGAGAAGTGGCTTACTTAAAGCCGGATACCCCAAAAGCGGATAGATTCCAGGGTGAATCTACGGTTTATGTAGACGACTTTGAAGGTTCACAGACCACTATCGATATGCGTTCTCCGTTTGCCTGGAGCCTTTCCAGCGTACCGGAAAAACCAACGGTAAGTGATTATAATGACTTTGGAGGTTCTTTGACTACATTGAACTATGGTTACAAGCGAGCAAAACTAGCCTGGTATTCTATTGATCCTACTTTCTATGTGCAAAGGCCGGGCGGTGTTTCTGAAGACGACCTGAAGCTTTACAGCACGAGAAGAATCTATAGCAGAGAATTATTTCCTGTTACAGATATTGCCGTAGGTCAGCAAACGGTTATCAATACTTTAGATTTGACTTATTTCCCTCGTGAAAGAGGTCCGTATAACTTCAACCCGTTGGCACAGGCTACAAACAGCTTTACACCGGAACAGGCGGTTGACAACTTTGGTGGTATCATGAGAGCTATCAACTCCACCAACTTCGAACAGTCAAACGTAGAATACATTCAGTTCTGGATGTTGGACCCGTATTACAATGACCAAAGAGGTTCTGCCAATGCAGCAAATACAGGAAAACTATATTTTAACCTTGGGGAAATTTCAGAAGATGTCCTGAAAGACGGAAGAAAACAATACGAAAACGGACTTCCGGGCGCAGGTTCAACACAGCCTACATTTACAACTATCTGGGGTAAAATTCCAATCTCGCAATCTTTGATTTATGCATTTGATACCAATGGAGGTAACAGGCAGTTTCAGGATGTGGGTCTTGATGGTCTGAATGATGCTGAAGAAGCCGCACAGTTCCCTGGCTTTGCTTCACAACCTGACCCTGCTGCAGATAACTACCAGTATTTCCTTAGCGCATCCGGAGATGTTATTCAGCGTTATAAAAATTATAACGGTTTGCAAGGAAACTCTCCTGTTGATGTAGGTGATACTAACAGAGGAGCAACAACTTTGCCGGATACAGAAGATATCAACAGAGATAATACAATGAACGAAATCAATGCTTATTATGAATATGGCATTGACATAAGACCAAACATGGTAGTTGGGTCAAACCCGTATATTACTGATATCAGAGAAACAATAGCAAGCATACCTGGACAGGAGACTACAGGGGCTCGTTGGATTCAATTCAAGATTCCGGTTTCACAACCGCAGAATACAGTTGGAAGTATTTCCGATTTCAGATCGATTCGTTTTATGAGAATGTTCGTAACTGGTTTCAACGATCAGATTACACTTCGTTTCGGAGCATTGGAATTAGTGCGTGGCGAATGGAGAAGATATGTGAAAAGTCTTGATCCGAACGAACAGGATGACGATATTAACAATGCAGATGATACGGCTTTGGATGTATTGGCAGTTAACGTTCAGGAAAACGGAGACCGTTCACCGATTAAGTACGTAACACCTCCGGGAGTTGTTAGAGAGCAATTGTACAACAGTAATACGATTATAAACCAAAACGAGCAGTCACTTTCTTTGAGAGTTACAAAAGCGAATCCGTCACTTCCGGGACTTGGAGGTCTGGAGCCTGGTGATTCAAGAGCGGTATTTAAGAATGTAAGTGTGGATATGCGTCAGTTCAAGAAACTGAAAATGTTCCTGCACGCAGAAGCATTGCCGGTACCTACAGACATACAGCCTTTGGCAGACGACCAGATGGTTGCATTCATCCGGTTTGGTAATGACTTTACGCAAAACTTCTATCAGGTAGAGATTCCGTTAAAGGTAACACAACAAAGCGCAGCTGTGACAGCAGAGCAGGTGTGGCCGGAAGCAAACCAGATAGACCTGGCATTGTCATTGCTGACCAAGCTGAAGATTTTAGCTATGGATCCTAACAATGCATTGCTGGTGGAAGATGCTTTGGGTGTAAAATATGTAGATGATTTCGTTTTAGATCCGTCATTGGCAGGAAGAATCAATCCGTTAAGATTGGGTATCAAAGGTAATCCGAACTTTGGTTTGGTAAGAACCCTGATGGTAGGTTTGAAAAACCGCCATACAGATGATATTCGTGGTGAGGTTTGGTTCAACGAACTTCGTCTTGCCGATATGGATAATAAAGGCGGAATGGCAGCCATTGCCAGCTTGGATAGTAACCTGGCTGATTTTGCAACGGTTTCTGCAACCGGAAGAATGAGTACGCAGGGCTTTGGTTCTTTAGAGCAGGGACCTAATGAAAGAAGCCGCGAAGATATCAAGCAATATGACATCGTAACCAATGTCAACTTAGGAAAATTATTGCCTAAAAAATGGGGAGTTAACCTTCCGTTCAATTATGCTATTGGCGAAGAAAAAATTACTCCTGAATACGATCCGTTCAACCAGGATATCCGTTTGGACCAATTGTTAGACAATACGGCCGATGCCGCTGCAAGAAATAATATTGAAAGCAGGGCAGTAGACTATACGAAGAGAAAAAGTATCAACTTTATAGGAGTCAAAAAAGAAAGAGGTGCAGAACAGAAACCGCATTTCTATGACCCGGAAAACCTTACTTTGTCCTATTCGTTTAATGAAACAGAACACCATAATTATGAAATTGAAAGCTTGCTTGACCAGCAGGTAAAAGCTTCCGTGGATTATACTTTTGCGTTCCAGCCTAAAGCGGTAGAACCATTCAAAAACACGAAGTTTATGAAGAAAAGCCAGTATTGGAAACTGTTGAGTGATTTCAACTTCAACTACCTGCCATCTTCGATTTCTTTCAGTTCCAATATTATGAGGCAATACAACAGACAGGAATATCGTGACGTGGATATTCAGGGAATTGGATTGTCACCATTATACAGAAGAAATTATATGTTCAACTACCAATACGGTTTCAACTATAATCTGACAAGAGCATTAAAAATAAATTATACGGCATCTACCAATAACATTGTAAGAAACTATCTGGATGAATTTGGTGTTCCAATGGAAGACTTTACGATTTGGGATGATTTCTGGAATATTGGAGAAGCAAACCAGCACATGCAGCAGCTTGTTGTTAACTACGACCTGCCATTGAACAAGATTCCGGCGTTAGGATTTATTAAGTCGACCTATTCCTATACGGGCGACTACAGCTGGCAGCGTGCAACAGATGCATTAGCATCTGTAACTACAGAAGATGGTACATTCAGTCTTGGAAATACAATTCAAAACAATGGTTCGCACCGATTAAATACATCATTGAACATGGATGTTCTTTATAAGTATATAGGATTGGGCAAAAAACCAAAAGTAGCGACAAGACCAACGACTCAGGCGCCACCAAAGCCAGGAGAAAAAATTACGAATGCCAACAAACCGCAAACTTCAGGAAGTAATGTATTCCTGGATGGATTGGTAGGAGTTCTTACCAGCGTTAAAAACGTTCAGATTAATTATACCCAAAATGAAGGTACGGTCTTGCCGGGATTCATACCGGGTGTAGGTTTCTTTGGAACTACAAAACCATCTTTAGGATTCGTTTTGGGAAGCCAGGCAGACATACGTTATGAAGCGGCAAAAAGAGGTTGGTTGACAAACTATGAGGATTTCAACCAGAACTTTACACAGACTTCTTCAAAAGTGTTGAACATGACTGCTAACGTGGATTTGTTTCCTGACTTTAAGATTGATTTGACGGCAGACCGTTCTTATACCGAAAACTTCTCAGAACAATTTGATGCGGCTGATGGAATTTACCATTCGCGTTCGCCATACAACTATGGAAACTTCTCGATTTCGACGGTAATGATTAAAACGGCATTTGGCAAAAGTGATGAAAACTCATCGGCAGCTTTTGATGATTTCAGAAGTAACAGATTGACCGTAGCAGATCGTTTGGCGACCAGCTATTACGGAACTACAGAATTCCCTAGAACTTCTGACGGTTTCCCTGTTGGATTCGGAAAAAACAGCCAGTCAGTATTATTGCCATCGTTCCTTGCAGCCTATACGGGAGCAGATGCAGGAGGAGTTAAATTAGGGCCTTTTAGAGATGTGCCAATTCCAAACTGGAATGTAAAATATAACGGTTTGATGCGCTATAAGTTCTTTAAAGACCGATTCAAACGTTTCTCATTACAGCACGGATATAGAGCGTCCTATACGATCAACTCATTCCGTTCTAATTTTGAATACGACCAAAACCGTGATGCGGTTGATGCAAGCGGTAACCTGTTAAGTAAGACAATTATCTCAAACGTTAACCTTGTAGAGCAATTCAATCCTTTGGTTAGAGTAGACTTTGAGATGAAAAATTCATTCAAGGTATTGGCTGAGGTTAAGAAAGACAGAACGCTATCGATGAGTTTTGACAACAACCTTCTTACAGAAGTAAGAGGAATGGAGTATATCGTAGGTTTGGGCTACCGATTCAAAGATGTTGTAATCACATCCAGATTGGCAGACAACCCAACAAACACTATCCGAAGCGATATCAACCTTAAAGCAGATTTTTCTTTGAGAAAGGCAAACACAATTGTGAGATATCTGGATTATGATAACAATCAGTTGGCAGGTGGTCAGAACATCTGGTCTGTAAAGTTGACGGCAGATTATGCATTCAGCAAAAACCTGACAGCAATATTCTATTACGATCATTCTTTCTCTAAAGCAGTGATCTCCACATCATTCCCATTGACGAATATCCGTACCGGTTTCACGCTGCGCTATAACTTTGGAAATTAA
- a CDS encoding VanZ family protein, which translates to MEPNKKRILFLALAVFWTISITIACLVSMSEVPVVNVDQVDKIVHLCFYAVFSILWFLYLRTKIRNTKKLFLVVFFLSVLFGILIEICQSLFTESRQADLKDVIANTIGALLGLALMAVYNKRFKN; encoded by the coding sequence TTGGAGCCTAACAAAAAAAGAATACTGTTTCTTGCCCTGGCGGTTTTTTGGACGATTTCCATTACGATTGCCTGTTTGGTAAGCATGTCAGAAGTTCCTGTCGTTAATGTAGACCAGGTCGATAAGATTGTGCATTTGTGTTTTTATGCTGTTTTTTCAATTCTTTGGTTTTTGTACCTAAGGACGAAAATCAGAAATACAAAAAAACTCTTTCTGGTTGTGTTTTTTCTTTCGGTTCTGTTTGGAATCCTGATTGAAATATGCCAGTCGCTTTTTACGGAAAGCCGGCAGGCAGACTTGAAAGATGTTATTGCTAATACGATTGGCGCACTCCTGGGATTGGCACTAATGGCAGTTTACAATAAAAGATTTAAAAATTAA